In Caulobacter segnis ATCC 21756, the sequence GTTCGCCCACGACCGGGGTTGGAACCGCAGCCTCGAGGAGGCCGTGCGCTCGGGCCTGACCGCCGAGGCCGCCGTCGAGCGTGTCCGCTCCGAGCACCGCGCGCGCCTGGGCCAGGCCCGCGATCCCTATCTGCGCGAGCGGCTGCACGACCTGGAAGACCTGAACGATCGGCTGCTGCGCCACCTGTCGGGCGACGTCCACCACGTGCGCCAGCTGCCTGACGACGCCATCCTGATCGCCCGGAACTTGGGTCCGGCCGACCTGCTGGAATACGACCGCACCAAGCTGAAGGGCATCCTCCTGGAGGAGGGCAGCGCCGCCAGCCACGCCGGCATCGTGGCCCGGGCGCTGGATATCCCGTGCGTGGGCCGCCTGGCCGGCCTGCGCGACCGGGTCAGCGAAGGCGACCCCGTGGTCGTCGACGCCGAGACTCAGGAAGCCTGGCTGCGGCCGCGTCCGGACGTGGTCAAGGCGCTGAAGGTCCGGATGGAGGTCCGCGCCCAGCGCAAGGCCGAGTTCGCCCGCCTGCGCGACACGCCGCCGATCACCAAGGACGGCGCCAAGATCACCCTGCTGATGAACGCGGGGCTCGCGGTCGATCTCGACATTCTGGCCGAGACGGGCGCCGAGGGCATCGGCCTGTTCCGGACCGAGTTCCAGTTCATGGTGGCCGAGGAGCTGCCGCGCCTCGAGGCCCAGACCAGCCTCTACGAGAAGGTGCTGGAGGCCGCCAACGGCATGCCGGTGACCTTCCGCACGCTGGATCTCGGCGGCGACAAGCTGCTGCCGTACATGGAGCTGGAGCGCGAGGACAATCCAGCCTTGGGCTGGCGGGCCGTGCGCATGGGGCTGGACCGTCCGGCCCTGCTGCGCATGCAGATCCGCGCGCTGATCAAGGCCGCCGCCGGCCGGCCGCTGCGGGTGATGTTCCCGCTGGTGGCCAATGTCGACGAGTTCCGCGCCGCCCGCTCGTTCGTCGACCAGGAAGTCGCCTGGGCCCAGCGTCGCGGTCGTCCCGCGCCGGCGCGTCTCGATGTCGGCGCCATGATCGAGGCGCCGTCGCTGCTGTGGCATTTGGACGCGTTGTTGCCGATGACCGACTTCGTTTCGGTCGGCACCAACGACCTGATGCAGTACCTGTTCGCCGCCGACCGGGGCAATCCGAAGGTCTCGGACCGCTACGACCCGCTGTCGCCGGCCGCCCTGAGGGCGCTGAAGACCATTCAGCAGGCTTGCGCCGACACGGGCACGCCGGTGTCGGTCTGCGGCGAGATGGCGGGGCGTCCGTTGGAAGCTTTCGCCTTGGTGGCCTTGGGTTTCGAGGGTCTTTCCATGCCGCCGGCGGGCATCGGCCCAGTCAAGCAGATGGTCCTGTCGCTTGATCGGGAGGCCGCTCGCCGCAATGTCGAGGCCCTGCTGAAGGGCTCCGGCGGATCGCTGCGCGGCGAAATCGAGACGCTCGCGCGAAAGCTCTACGTCGCGGTGTAGAACGCTGTTATGCGGTTAGGCAAGCGTGGCCGGTAAGTACATTGAATCCGGATACTTAGTTTGCTACCCACAAACACTCGTTAACAATTCCGTGCATGATGGAGTCGGCGAAGCCGCCGTGCTTTACCGGCGATCGGCGCCAGGCGGTTTTAAGTTCCAGGCGAGTTTCGGGGGCGCTTAGTCAGTATGCCGCGAGATATGGGCAACGTAGAGCGTTTGCATCTCGACGACGTCGAGGCTGAAACGGCGCCGTTCGCCGTCGCCGAGGCCGTGGTCAGCGAACCCATGCAGCATGAACCCGCCGACATCGGCGCCGCGTTGAAGGCCGCTCGCGAGGCGCGGGGTCTCAGCCTGCAGCAGGTCGCCGAAGCCACCCGCATCCGTCAGGGCTATGTCGAGGCGTTGGAAGAGATGCGCCTGGAGGCGCTGCCCTCGCGCCCCTTCACCATCGGCTATGTTCGCGCCTACGCGGCCCTGCTGGGCATGGATGGCGACACGGCCGTGGCCCGCTTCAAGACCGACGCGCCGGACGAGGGCGCCGAACTGCGCGAGCCGGTGGGCGTTCGCCGCGAGCGCGATCCGCGCCTGGCCCTGATCCTGGCCGGCGGCGTGCTGGTGGTCGGCGCGATCCTGCTCTGGAACGTCGCCCAGCGCGCCATCGCCAAGGATCAGCCGCCGCAGCAGATCGCGCCGGCCGCCGCCTCGACCCAGGTCCAGGCCCACGCCAACAACAGCTCGGTCGCGCTGGGCGCGCCGCTGCCGGCGCCGGTCGAGTCGACCACGCCCGAACCCTACAAGACGCCCGGTCTGGACGACGCCGCCGCCAATGGCGGCTCGGTCGACGCGGCCAAGGCCGCCGCCAAGGCGCGCGCCGAGGCCGACGCGCGGGCGGGGATCGTCGATCCCGCTCACCAGGTCCAGGTCGGCGCGCCGTTCAAGCCCCGTGGCGTCATGCTGGGCGCCGCGCAGGGCGAAGGCTCCGGCGTGGTGCTGCAGGCGCGCAAGCCCGCGACGCTGGTCGTGCGCGGCGTCGACGGCCAGGTCTATTTCGCCCGCGCCCTGACGGCTGGCGACGCCTATCGCGCGCCGCGCACGCCGGGTCTGATCGCCGACGTCTCGGATCCGATGGTGTTCGAGGTCTATTACGGCGGCGCCCTGGTCAGCCACCTGCCGTCCAACTCGACCGCGCTGTCCAAGCTGGTCCCCGCGCCGAAGGTGGCTCCGGCCGCCCCGGCCGTGGCGCAGACTGCGCCGGCGGCGACGCCGCCACAGTAGTCCCTTCTCCCCTTGCGGGAGAAGGTGGCCGCGAAGCGGGCGGATGAGGGGTTGAACCCCCGTCCGTCAACGTCTTCGCGACCCCTCATCCGTCGCCTGGCGGCGACACCTTCTCCCGCAAGGGGAGAAGGGGGGCGGGTAAGCCCCTTCTATCGCGGCTCAACACCCTCTAAATTAGCGCCATGTCCGCAGACCACACGTCCGTCCGTCCCTGGCGCCAGATCACGCGTCGGCCCTCGCGCAAGATCCGCGTGGGCTCCGTCGAGGTGGGCGGCGACGCGCCGATCTCGGTGCAGTCGATGACCAACACCCTGACCAGCGACGCGGCCGCGACGCTGGAGCAGATCCGCCAGCTGGAGGAGGCCGGCGCCGACATCGTCCGCGTCAGCTGCCCGGACGTCGAGAGCACGGCCGCGTTCAAGACCATCGCCCGCGAGGCCAAGGTCCCGCTCGTGGCCGACATCCACTTCCACTACAAGCGCGGCATCGAGGCGGCGCAGGCCGGCGCGGCCTGCCTGCGGATCAATCCGGGCAACATCGGCAGCCCCGACCGGGTGCGCGACGTGATCCAGGCCGCGCGCGACCACGGCTGCTCGATGCGCATTGGCGTCAACGCCGGCTCGCTTGAACGGGAATTGCTGGAAAAGTACGGCGAGCCCTGCCCCGAGGCGATGGTCGAGAGCGCCCTGAACCACGCCCGCATCCTGCAGGACCACGACTTCCACGAGTTCAAGATCTCGGTGAAGGCGTCCGACCCGTTCATGACCGTCGCCGCCTACTACCAGCTGGCCGAGGCCATCGACTGCCCGCTGCACCTGGGCGTCACCGAGGCCGGCGCGACGCGCACCGGCACGGTGAAGAGCTCGATCGGCATCGGCTCGATGCTGTGGGCCGGCATCGGCGACACCATTCGTGTTTCCCTTGCCGCGGATCCTGTCGAAGAGATCAAGGTCGGCTTCGATATCCTCAAGTCGCTGGGCCTGCGCCACCGCGGCGTCAACATCATCGCCTGCCCGTCGTGCGCGCGGCAGGGCTTCAACGTCATCAAGACGGTCGAGGCCCTGGAAGAGCGCCTGGCCCACATCGCCACGCCGATGTCGCTGTCGATCATCGGCTGCGTCGTCAACGGCCCGGGCGAGGCGCTGATGACCGACATCGGCTTCACCGGCGGCGGCGCGGGCGCGGGGATGGTCTACATGGCCGGCAAGCCGGATCACAAACAATCCAACGAGGGGATGATCGATCACATCGTCGAACTCGTCGAGAAGAAGGCCGCCGAGATCCAGGCGACCAAGACGGCCGGAGCCCTGGCCGCGGAATAGGAACAGCGCGATGCGTTCGATGCCGAAAGCCTTGGCGGCGGTTGTGGTTCTGGCGGCGGCGTCCGGCGCGGTCGCCGCGCCGAAGGAGGCTCCGGAGGTGAAGCTGGCGCGGCTGCTGGACGGCCGCGTGGCCGGCGAGCCGGTCAACTGCATCAACGCCAGCAACACCGACTCCATCGAGATCATCGACGGCGTGGCGATCGTCTACCGCATGAAGAACGGCGTGGCGTACGTGAACCGCCCGTCGATCGGCGCCGACAGCCTTCGCCGCGACCAGGTGCTGGTGACCAAGATGAACGGGAGCCAGCTGTGCCGCATGGACATGGTCACGCTGGTGGATCAGGGCTCGCGCTTCCAATCGGGCGCCATCAGCCTCGGGACGTTCACACCCTACGCCAAGCCGCGCCCCTAGAGCGTCCGTCGCCTAGCCCAAGGCCGCCATCAGCGCCGGATCGACGCCTGCGGCGATTGTCTCTCGCCGTCGAGGGACGAACACGTCAGGGGCGAGCCCCGCGTCCGGCTGGGGCGTCCTGGGGAAGTAGCCGATCAGCGGCAGGTCGACCTCGATCCCCGTGCGCGGCAGGCGCAGGAAGTAGAACGCGCCGCCGTTGATGCCGCGCCGGCTGCCGCCGGTCGTCTCGCCGTACAGCCGCCCCAGCCTCTCCCGCTGCATCAGCTGCGAGAACTGGAAGGTCGCCGAGCTGTTCTGCGGCCCGATCAGCACCCGGACCTCGCCCGCATAGCGCGGGCCCTTCGGTTCGATGACGGCGCCCTCGCTGTCGCGGCGCGCCAGGGTGTAGAAGCGGTCGTCATAGGGCTGGGCGTCGTCGCCCCAGTCGTCGAAGGCGCGGTCCCAGGTGTCGAGATAGGGCTTCAGGTTTTCCGGGATGCGGCGATAGCGGGTCAGCCGCAGCATGTCGTCCTTGCGCACCGGCGTCTGGGTCAGGCGCGCGATGATGGCGTCGCCGCAATCGAGGCCGCCTTCATTGTCCCGAATGTCGATCACCAAGCGGGGGACCTTCTGGGCGATCAGCTCGTCCATCCGCGCGTCGAGCCAGGCGCGCCAGTCCCAGGCCGCGCCGTACAGCGCCCAGCCCGGCATGGTCAGGATCGCCGCGTCCTTCTCGCGGCGCATCGTCCAGGCGGGCGTGTCGTGATCCTTGTCGATCTGCGGCGGCCGCTGGGCGCGCCGCTGCGCCAGGGTCATGGCCGGCGCCAGCAGACGCCGCCGGCGGCCATCCTGGCCCTCGATGACCAGGTCGTGGCGCGTCCGGGCGCCGAAGATCAGCGGGTAGAAGACGTCGAAGCTCTCGAAGCTGTCCTCGCCCCCGACCGACATCAGCTGGCGGCGCTTGGCGTCATTGCCGCCGTCCGCGCGAGCCACGGTCATCAGGGCGGCCAGCACTTCGCCGGCGGGAACACCGTTGAGGGTGACCACTTCGTCGCCGGGCGACACGCCCAGGCCCAGCGGATCGCCGGTGACGACCATGCGCGACCCCAGCCAGACGAACCGCAGCGGCAGACGGTCGGGGCCCTCGAACAAGGCCCGCCGCACCGGCGCGCGCTGATTGTAGAAGTTGGCGTAGGTGTGCCCGCAGCGGATCGTGGTCAGAAACCGCGACAGACGCAGGTAGAAGCCGGCCAGATCGCTGGGGCCTGGCGCGGTCAGGGCGGCGTAGCCAGCCTCGATCGTCGCCGGATCGTTGTAGCGCAGCAGGCCCGGATGCAGCGCGCCGTAGGCCTCGCGCATCAGCGCCACGTCCTCGGCGACGGCGTCTCGCGGGAGCGGGGTCTCGCCTTCGATCGGCGGGGCCGCCTGGACGAAGGGCGTGGCGGTCAGGGCGGTCAGCAGGCTTCGGCGGTCGAGCGACATGGGATGAGCATCTCCGGAAGAACGACCCTCGTCTTCCCGCAACCTCGCGCGGCGATCGTCTCAGAACCCTGGGCGCGGCGTGATTTTCAGCTTTTGAGACCTTCCAGCATCCGCCGCTTGGCTTGGGGCGTCATGCCGTAACGCTCGCGGAACGCCCGGTTGAAGCTGGCCTTGGAGCTGAAGCCGGCCTCCAGGGCCAGGTCCAGGATCGCGCCGGCCGGCGCGCTGGTCAGCCGCTCGGCGACCTCCTCGCAGCGCAGGGCGTTGATGGTGCGCGAGAAGTTCTGGCCCAGGCCCTGGTTGAAGGCGCGCGAGACATAGCCGGTGTTGGCGCCCAGCCGGCGCGCGGCGCGCCGCAGGCTGAGGTCGGGTTCGCGGTGCCAGCCCTCGGCGCGGATCTTCTCCCGCCAGGCCTGGCCCAGCGCCGCCCAGTCGCGCTCCTGGGCGGGCGGCTCGGGCGTCAGGTCGCGCAACGGCGGGAAGGGGAGGGCGGCGTTGCGCCAGCCTTCGATCGCCAGATAGACGGCGATGGCGGCGACCCCGACATAGAGGCCCATCAGCCCCTTGTAGTCGAGCGGCCGGACCAGGTCCCAGAGGGCGTAGACCGTCCAGATCGCCGCCAGCAGCGCCCCGGCGGCCAGGGCCCGCGTCAGCCAGCGCGCGGCGAAGCGGCTGTCGTCGCTGCGCCCCTGGGCCAGGGCCGCGCGGTAGGCGACCAGGCGCCGCCAGCTCGCTGTTCCGTAAGCGGCGAAACTGACGATCAGGGCCAGGGAAAAGACCAGGTCGCCCGGCTGCATGGCGATGTCCGCCCAGCGGTTCTTGAGGTCCAGCGGCAGCACGAAGCCGCCCAGCAGCCAGGCGAACTGGACAAGGCCCGGCAGCAGGTGTCGCCCCGCGCCGCGCGGGGTCTCGCCGACGACCAGCGCCTCGACGTACAGCCACAGCAAAGGCGGCCCCAGCAGCGGAACCGCGACGGGCAGGAAGGTCAGCCAGCGCCAGCGGTCGTAGAAGCCCGCGAAGCCGATCAGCCACGGCGTGAACACCCCGACCAGCACCACCAGCAGCAAGGCCAGGTCGCGGTTGGCGGTCCGGTTGGCCAGCGTGCTCCACAGGCCGCCGGCGATCGGCAGGATGACCAGCGCCGCGACGCTGAGCACCGCCGTCCGCCAGCCGAACACCAAGTCGTGCAACCTCGCGCCCCCGCCGCCTCGATCGGGCGAGCCTAGGGAAGATCGATGCGCGGATATAGGGGGCGACGTCTGCGTCGGCGCATTGACAGCGGCGCGGCCGCGTGGCGGGCTCCGCCTCCACGTTTTGGAGCGCCTCGATGACCACCCTGATCCTCAGCGTCGTCGGCAGCGACCGGCCCGGCCTGACCCAAGCCCTGGCCAGCGCCGTGCTGTCGGCCGGCGGCAACTGGCTGGAGAGCCATCTCAGCCAGCTGGGCGGGCTCTATGTCGGCTCGGTGCTGGTCGCGCTGGACGACGACAAGGTCGAGGCCCTGCGCGCGGCGGTCTCGGCGGTCGACGCCCACGGACTGGAGGTGCGGATCGCCCCGACGGTCGAAGCCCCCGCCGCGACGGGCGAGCTGCTGCAGCTGGGCGTCGTCGGCCAGGACCGTCCGGGCATCGTCCACCAGGTCACCGGCGTGCTCAGCGCCCTGGGCGCCAATATCGAGAGCTTCGGCTCGCGCCTCAGCATCGAGCCCCACCAGGGCGCGCCGCTGTTCCACCTGGACGCCCGCCTGCGCCTGCCGCGCGGCCTGACCGCCGCCGCCGTCCAGGACGCGCTGGAAGCCATCTCCGGCGAGATCATGGTCGACATCGCGCTGACCCCGGCGGGGTAGGGGTTACACCTTGACGCTTCGCCCTCGCGCTCTGCGGTCGACCTTAAGTCACAGGAAGCAAGTTCGGATAGGGCGGCCGATCGCCCAGCGCGACGGCGGCTTCGTTAGCCTTGGCCTTGAGGATCGTGAGTTCGTCGGCAAGGGCTGCGGCGGCCGTGGCGTCCCCCTTCTCTTGAGCCGCGCTGAGTTCGCGCTGCTTGGCGGCGACGGCGGTCATCGCCGAGACCATGGTGGTATCCGCCGTCGACCATTTCGGCTGAGGTGCGACGGCTTCCTGGACCGCTTTCCCAACGTTTTCAGACTGGCCTTTGAGCGCGGCCGCCACGGCCAGACCAAAGCCGTTTGCGTCGCGGATGACCACGAACCTCGCCTTAACGTTGGTGACGCCGAAGGTGCGGACGGTTTGCGCATCGGCTTCCTTCAATGCTTTTAAGCGGTTGGAAGCTTCATCAAGCTCCTTGACCTTGTCGCTTAGCGCCAACTCCGCCAAGCGCTGGGCCTCCTTGTCGTCGGGCTTCTTGGTGGCCAACGCTTTTCGCTGGGCCTCTTCGGCGACGCGAGTCGCGGTTTTCTTTTCGGCCTCGAGGGTCGCGACGGAGGCGTACAAGGCGTTGGTGTCGGCGAGCGCCTTCTCGGGGGCGCCGGCGATGGGGCGCTGGGGCAAGGCGATGAACTTGCGCCCGGCAAGATCCCACGACCCCACGGCGTTGTCGGGCGCCAACGAGGGCAGGGGGATCTGGACCGAGGCGAACGGCGCGCCGATATCCAGAGCGTCGGAGCCGGCGGCCGGGGTGGCGAAAGTCACATGTAACTCGGTCGGCGCAGCCTTGGATGGCGCGCCCTTTTTCCACGCTGCGCCGTACCAGGCGAGGACCGGACGAACCATCATGCCTTCGTCAGTGGGGATGAGTTCGGCCTCGACATAGAGACGTGGATCTACTCCAGCCCCGAGATCCTTAAGCGTATTGGTCGTAGCGTCCGCCGCGGCGTCGTCGAGGAAAGGGCGTAGCTCCAGCCCGGCGTCAGGCGCCTTAGCGTTGAGCCGCTGCAAGGCGCCGACCTCTTTCAAGCTCTTCGGCGACGGCGCCTTGCCTTTGCTCTGCTTGGCGCCGTCGGCGTCGGCCGGAAGAAACAGGATAAGGCATGAGCGGGGCTGCTCAAGCCTGGCCAATCGTTCGCCCTCCGCCGGATGGCTCAGATCGTAGAAGCGGAAGGTCGTGGCGCCCTCCGCCACGAAGCCCTTCTCTACGCTCGCCTTCTCAATTGCATTGCCGAGAGCCGTCATTCCCGAGCTGGCCAGGGAACCAGCGATGTTCGCGCCGACCATGGCCAAGGCCAGGCCCAGTGTTTCGCGGCTCTTATCGCTGCGCTCCATTTCGGTCGCCGTCGCGGAGCTGAGCGGGCACTGAGCGCGAACGGCGGCGCGCGCGGTCGTGACGCTTTCGGCACGCTCCGCGAGAGCCGCCGTCGGGCTGAGGATCAACCCAACGGCGGGAGCGAGGAGAGCGAAGCGGCGAAGCATGAGATCATCTCCGGAGTGAGATTAGGGGCGCACGGCGCTGGAGGCGGTTGCGGTGGTCACATAGGTTTCGCGGACGCCGCACGCGGCATCCTCCGCCATGGAGGGGCGGCTGATGAAGCCGATGACCTGCAAGGGCTGATCGGCGGCCGTCGTGTTCATGAAGACGGGGGTCCCCGAGAAGCCTTCGACGGTTTGACAGAGCAGCTTCACGCACTTGGTCTTTTCTTCCCGATAGACTTGGCAGAAGCCCTCTCTCGGCCACCGCAGTCCCTTGCGCCAAGAGGGGGCCGAGCTGACGGCGGGGCCATAGTCCGCCGCCTTGTGGTCGTCGAAATAGGCTACAAGCGAAACCGGTCCCGCCGCCGCTTCCTGGCGCAGATTGGTCGCGGGCGCGGCGATCGCATCGGTGGTGAGAATTTCCACTACGGCCCAATCGGCTTCGACGGCCTGGCCAGAGCCATGGTCTTTGAAGCGGGGCGCCACGGGCCAGGGGGCCGCGCGTCCATCCGCGGGCCGCACCCAGACTTTGCCGCTGGTCCAGGCCACGTTCCTGGCGCCTTCGAAGCAGTGGCGGGCGGTGATGAGGGTGCGATCGTTACGCAGCAGGCCGGCGCAGAATGGCCCGTTCTCGTCCTCGAGTAGGCCAACAGCGGCGAGCGCGCTGGTGGAGCTGCGCGCGAGGATGGCTGGGGGGATATCGGGACTGTACGAGCCGCCCTGGGCTCGTGGCTCGTAACTGCCAAGGCACGCCAAATCAAAGCGCGCGGCAATCGAGGCTGGAGGCCGGGACTTGGGATAGTATCCGAGATAGGCGTCGGCGGCCGCCGAGCAGTCGGGGTGGAGGCTGATCGCGTCGCGCATGGACGTGAGCGACCGATTCAGGTCGCGGGCGCGTTGGCAGCTGGGGCTCCCCAGTTTGAGAGCACACTCGCTCTCGAGAGTTTTCAGTTCTTTTTCGAGATACTTCGCGCCGTAGCTCGGATTCAGCGGGCGCTGGATCGTTTCGTTGCGCCGGAGAATCTGACCCAGGGTGATCGTCGATCCGAGGTCGACGACACCGAACTCCGGTCCGCGATAACCGGGTAGACTGAGCTTCTTCAGCACGTCCTCTAGATTATCCGTCGTCGAGACATCGACCGGGGCGGCGGGGCGCTGGAGCGTTCCGCTTCCAAGGGGTCTCGCTCCCGGACCCAACGCAGGGCCCAGGCCGGGTTGGCCGCCGAAGCTGGCGTTTTGAGCGAAAGCGTTCGGTGTCAGCAAAACACCGCCCGCGGCGCACAGGGCGGCAAAGACACGCCATTTGGGAAGCGTACTCAAATCTGACCCCCCTGCCAGATCGAATAGTCTTAACAGACAACCGTAAAGTGTGCTACGTGTCAATCGCACGTCGAAGCCGCTTTGAAGGCTAGGGCGCGCGTTAACCGCTCGCCGAGAGCCAGGCGTTCGGTTTAGGTCTCGCAGATTGGTGGGTGGCGTCGTCGTCCTGCGCCGCGCCCGCTGCGATCTTCAGCCGCGCCCCTTGAACGGGACGGGTGGCGCACCATCTGTTATCCATAAGCGATCGCCCGCTTACGTTTCCGCGCCTGTTATCGGCCGGATGTCAGGGCGATGCTTCGCTCGCTCCGCGCCGTTACAGATGGCCTTGAGCGATTTCCCACCCATCTAGCGTTTTGGGGCCCGCACTGTCGCCGGCCCCTGTTTTGGAACTTCATGAAAATCGTTTCTATCCGCGAGGCCGCCGCTCGGCGTGAGCCCCGCACTCAAACCCCGCAGCGCGTCGCGCTGTCGCCGGCGCGTCCGGCTCAAAGCGAATGGGCCTGGCCCGGCATGACCCGCGCCGCTCTGCGCGCCGAGATCATCGACCAGATCGGCTAAGCCTCCCCACCGACACGCGCCCGGCGGTTCGATCGCCGGTTGACGTGGTTCGGGCTTCCGTCGATCTAGCCTCTGTCCCATTCACCGGCGGAGGCGAGCTTGGCGAACACCGCGGCGAAAAGCCGAGCCCCCTTGGCGACCCGCCGCGAAACCTGGTTTTCGCTCGACGCCTGGAGGGCCTTTCACGACCGCCACGCCGTCGTGATCTGGAGTTTCCTGGCCAGCCGGCTGATGCTGCTGGCGGTCGGGCTGCTCACCCTGGTCAACATTCGACCGCTCACCAACACCGGCAACGCCCTGAGCCAAAGCGCCCACCAGGTCCTGAACATCTGGGGGGCGTCGGACAGCGGCTGGTACCTCGATCTCGCGACCAACGGCTACCAGCTGGTCCCCGCCGCCAACGGGCAGGCCAACTGGGCCTTCTTTCCGGCCATGCCGGGGCTGGCGGCCGGCCTCGCGCGCCTGACGAGCCTGACGCCGTTCGAGGCGATGCTGGTCGTCTCGAACCTCAGCTTCCTGGTCGCCCTGATCCTGGTCCATCGCCTCGCGCGCCAGGCCTTCAACGTGAAGACCGCCGACGTCACCGTCGTGCTGCTGTGCGTCGCGCCGGCCAGCTACATCTTTTCCGCCGCCTATACCGAGGCGCTGTTCCTGGCGTCGCTGACCGGCGCCCTGCTGCTGATCCGCGACCGCAGGTGGCTGGCCGCGGGCCTCGTCGCCGCGCTGGCCGCCCTGACCCGCAACCTCGGCCTGGCCCTGCTGCTGCCCTATGGCTGGGCGGTCCTGGAGCGTTGGCGGGCTCGGGACCAAGCCCCGCTGGGCCGGGCGGAGAGCGTCCGGATCGTCCTCGGCGGCCTGGCGCCGATCGCGGGCGTCGCGCTCTTCCTGCTGCATCTGAAGTCGCGCACTGGCGACGCCCTGGCGTTCCTGCACATTCAAAAGACGTGGGGCCGGAGCCTCGAGCAGCCCTTCGCCGC encodes:
- the ispG gene encoding flavodoxin-dependent (E)-4-hydroxy-3-methylbut-2-enyl-diphosphate synthase, with translation MSADHTSVRPWRQITRRPSRKIRVGSVEVGGDAPISVQSMTNTLTSDAAATLEQIRQLEEAGADIVRVSCPDVESTAAFKTIAREAKVPLVADIHFHYKRGIEAAQAGAACLRINPGNIGSPDRVRDVIQAARDHGCSMRIGVNAGSLERELLEKYGEPCPEAMVESALNHARILQDHDFHEFKISVKASDPFMTVAAYYQLAEAIDCPLHLGVTEAGATRTGTVKSSIGIGSMLWAGIGDTIRVSLAADPVEEIKVGFDILKSLGLRHRGVNIIACPSCARQGFNVIKTVEALEERLAHIATPMSLSIIGCVVNGPGEALMTDIGFTGGGAGAGMVYMAGKPDHKQSNEGMIDHIVELVEKKAAEIQATKTAGALAAE
- a CDS encoding mannosyltransferase family protein encodes the protein MATRRETWFSLDAWRAFHDRHAVVIWSFLASRLMLLAVGLLTLVNIRPLTNTGNALSQSAHQVLNIWGASDSGWYLDLATNGYQLVPAANGQANWAFFPAMPGLAAGLARLTSLTPFEAMLVVSNLSFLVALILVHRLARQAFNVKTADVTVVLLCVAPASYIFSAAYTEALFLASLTGALLLIRDRRWLAAGLVAALAALTRNLGLALLLPYGWAVLERWRARDQAPLGRAESVRIVLGGLAPIAGVALFLLHLKSRTGDALAFLHIQKTWGRSLEQPFAALVQGLVHPSSIPDTELLSFAIAWLALGLLLALALLRRWGWLLLSAVLVLAPLATGVTSFSRYALVVLPLWMVAGHLLSERPRSTMVTIASLAMLNGFMMAAWTLALGITV
- a CDS encoding trypsin-like peptidase domain-containing protein, producing MLKKLSLPGYRGPEFGVVDLGSTITLGQILRRNETIQRPLNPSYGAKYLEKELKTLESECALKLGSPSCQRARDLNRSLTSMRDAISLHPDCSAAADAYLGYYPKSRPPASIAARFDLACLGSYEPRAQGGSYSPDIPPAILARSSTSALAAVGLLEDENGPFCAGLLRNDRTLITARHCFEGARNVAWTSGKVWVRPADGRAAPWPVAPRFKDHGSGQAVEADWAVVEILTTDAIAAPATNLRQEAAAGPVSLVAYFDDHKAADYGPAVSSAPSWRKGLRWPREGFCQVYREEKTKCVKLLCQTVEGFSGTPVFMNTTAADQPLQVIGFISRPSMAEDAACGVRETYVTTATASSAVRP
- a CDS encoding glycine cleavage system transcriptional repressor, which encodes MTTLILSVVGSDRPGLTQALASAVLSAGGNWLESHLSQLGGLYVGSVLVALDDDKVEALRAAVSAVDAHGLEVRIAPTVEAPAATGELLQLGVVGQDRPGIVHQVTGVLSALGANIESFGSRLSIEPHQGAPLFHLDARLRLPRGLTAAAVQDALEAISGEIMVDIALTPAG
- a CDS encoding S41 family peptidase — translated: MSLDRRSLLTALTATPFVQAAPPIEGETPLPRDAVAEDVALMREAYGALHPGLLRYNDPATIEAGYAALTAPGPSDLAGFYLRLSRFLTTIRCGHTYANFYNQRAPVRRALFEGPDRLPLRFVWLGSRMVVTGDPLGLGVSPGDEVVTLNGVPAGEVLAALMTVARADGGNDAKRRQLMSVGGEDSFESFDVFYPLIFGARTRHDLVIEGQDGRRRRLLAPAMTLAQRRAQRPPQIDKDHDTPAWTMRREKDAAILTMPGWALYGAAWDWRAWLDARMDELIAQKVPRLVIDIRDNEGGLDCGDAIIARLTQTPVRKDDMLRLTRYRRIPENLKPYLDTWDRAFDDWGDDAQPYDDRFYTLARRDSEGAVIEPKGPRYAGEVRVLIGPQNSSATFQFSQLMQRERLGRLYGETTGGSRRGINGGAFYFLRLPRTGIEVDLPLIGYFPRTPQPDAGLAPDVFVPRRRETIAAGVDPALMAALG
- a CDS encoding helix-turn-helix domain-containing protein; its protein translation is MHDLVFGWRTAVLSVAALVILPIAGGLWSTLANRTANRDLALLLVVLVGVFTPWLIGFAGFYDRWRWLTFLPVAVPLLGPPLLWLYVEALVVGETPRGAGRHLLPGLVQFAWLLGGFVLPLDLKNRWADIAMQPGDLVFSLALIVSFAAYGTASWRRLVAYRAALAQGRSDDSRFAARWLTRALAAGALLAAIWTVYALWDLVRPLDYKGLMGLYVGVAAIAVYLAIEGWRNAALPFPPLRDLTPEPPAQERDWAALGQAWREKIRAEGWHREPDLSLRRAARRLGANTGYVSRAFNQGLGQNFSRTINALRCEEVAERLTSAPAGAILDLALEAGFSSKASFNRAFRERYGMTPQAKRRMLEGLKS
- the ptsP gene encoding phosphoenolpyruvate--protein phosphotransferase, producing the protein MAASGIAVRGPRSLLRQIREAMAGGGPAQAKLDMVVRTIAISMVAEVCSIYLRRASGDLELFATEGLAREAVHVTRLKPGEGLVGETMRLGRPLNLSDAASHPQFSYRPETGEDPYHAFLAVPLLRGGRAIGVLVVQNRTERVYDEEEVEDLQIIAMVLAEMVSSSELLGADELKDVELAPHKPERLKGARFAEGLAYGVAVLHEQPVAPEQLLSDDALAEEARLKYAIETLQTQIDQMLEGQHGLVGASYEVLETYRLFAHDRGWNRSLEEAVRSGLTAEAAVERVRSEHRARLGQARDPYLRERLHDLEDLNDRLLRHLSGDVHHVRQLPDDAILIARNLGPADLLEYDRTKLKGILLEEGSAASHAGIVARALDIPCVGRLAGLRDRVSEGDPVVVDAETQEAWLRPRPDVVKALKVRMEVRAQRKAEFARLRDTPPITKDGAKITLLMNAGLAVDLDILAETGAEGIGLFRTEFQFMVAEELPRLEAQTSLYEKVLEAANGMPVTFRTLDLGGDKLLPYMELEREDNPALGWRAVRMGLDRPALLRMQIRALIKAAAGRPLRVMFPLVANVDEFRAARSFVDQEVAWAQRRGRPAPARLDVGAMIEAPSLLWHLDALLPMTDFVSVGTNDLMQYLFAADRGNPKVSDRYDPLSPAALRALKTIQQACADTGTPVSVCGEMAGRPLEAFALVALGFEGLSMPPAGIGPVKQMVLSLDREAARRNVEALLKGSGGSLRGEIETLARKLYVAV
- a CDS encoding helix-turn-helix domain-containing protein translates to MPRDMGNVERLHLDDVEAETAPFAVAEAVVSEPMQHEPADIGAALKAAREARGLSLQQVAEATRIRQGYVEALEEMRLEALPSRPFTIGYVRAYAALLGMDGDTAVARFKTDAPDEGAELREPVGVRRERDPRLALILAGGVLVVGAILLWNVAQRAIAKDQPPQQIAPAAASTQVQAHANNSSVALGAPLPAPVESTTPEPYKTPGLDDAAANGGSVDAAKAAAKARAEADARAGIVDPAHQVQVGAPFKPRGVMLGAAQGEGSGVVLQARKPATLVVRGVDGQVYFARALTAGDAYRAPRTPGLIADVSDPMVFEVYYGGALVSHLPSNSTALSKLVPAPKVAPAAPAVAQTAPAATPPQ